The sequence GGTGTCCGTGTCGATCAGGGTTGTCAGGTTGCTATGGACAGGTGTCTTACCGGGCCGATGATGATCGACGTAGAACACGGATGCGCCCTGTTTGAGCACGGCATTTAAAGCGGCACTGTTTTTCTCAAGTGATATATCCAGAACGACGATACGGTCCCCTGGTTCGGCAGTAACCCCTTCGAGTAAAGAAATATCTCTTTTTACTCCGGTAATCAGGCTTGAATTGACAGGTTCAGCCAAACGAAGCTGAATAAGAGCACAAATACCATCGGCATCGCCGTTAAATACATCGTATTGCATAGCGTTATAAAGTTGTAAGGATGTTGGTAAAGTCTAGCTTGGAACTTATACTTAACGAAGAAATTTTGTAAATTTGACTACATTCTGAGGCTGACCCAAAATTCCTTAAGAAAATTCTCAGCATCTGTCACTATAATTAGGGGCATAAACATCCCGATCCATTTCAGAGCAATTTTTCTATTGCTGATGTTATTCGTAAACACCTATTAATTTAAAGGACACCTATGATTCCTGTCATTTTATCCGGCGGTTCAGGCACCCGTTTATGGCCATTATCGCGCGGTCAGTACCCTAAGCAGTTTTTACCGTTGGTCACCGACAAAACGATGGTGCAAGAAACCTTGCTGAGACTGAATGGTCTTGAAGGGATTCAAGCGCCCATTGCGGTGTGCAATGAAGATCATCGCTTTATGATGGCCGAGCAATTATGGGAAATAGGCGGCAAACCGCAAGCCATTATTCTTGAGCCCATGGGCAAAAATACAGCGCCTGCAGTGGCCATGGCGGCTTTGTCCGTCAAACCGGAGGACGTTTTGCTGGTTCTTCCCGCTGATCATGTGATTGCCAATGTGGCGGCCTTTCACCAAGCAGCAATTGCCGCTAACCAATTGGCACAAGCGGGGCAACTGGTCACCTTCGGCATTGTACCCACTGAGCCGGAGACCGGCTATGGTTACATTAAGCGTTCATCTTCACGCATCGGTGAAGCCTATCAGGTTGCCGCTTTTGTAGAAAAGCCGGATCAAAAAACCGCTGAAACTTATGTAAGCAGCGGCGAGTTTTTCTGGAATAGTGGCATGTTTGCTTTTAAAGCCCAGACCTTTTTGGATGAATTGCAAAAGTTCAACCCGGAAATGCTGCAGGCCTGCAAAAACGCATTGAATGGCGCTAAAGTCGATCTTGACTTTACCCGGCTTGATAAAGACGCTTTTTCGGCTTGTCCTTCCGATTCAATAGATTATGCCGTGATGGAAAAAACCGATAAGGCAGTGGTTATTCCGCTGGATGCCGAATGGAATGATGTGGGTTCCTGGTCTGCATTGTGGGATGTGACTCAAAAAGATGACTCGGGCAACGCGGTATTCGGAGACGTGGTCACTATCGACACAAAAAACTCATACATTTATTCAAGAAATAAATTGGTAAGCGC comes from Methylicorpusculum oleiharenae and encodes:
- a CDS encoding mannose-1-phosphate guanylyltransferase/mannose-6-phosphate isomerase; this translates as MIPVILSGGSGTRLWPLSRGQYPKQFLPLVTDKTMVQETLLRLNGLEGIQAPIAVCNEDHRFMMAEQLWEIGGKPQAIILEPMGKNTAPAVAMAALSVKPEDVLLVLPADHVIANVAAFHQAAIAANQLAQAGQLVTFGIVPTEPETGYGYIKRSSSRIGEAYQVAAFVEKPDQKTAETYVSSGEFFWNSGMFAFKAQTFLDELQKFNPEMLQACKNALNGAKVDLDFTRLDKDAFSACPSDSIDYAVMEKTDKAVVIPLDAEWNDVGSWSALWDVTQKDDSGNAVFGDVVTIDTKNSYIYSRNKLVSAIGVEDLVIIETDDAVLVATKSRVQDVKDVVNLLKSQNRPEADTHRKVFRPWGHYDTVDKGERHQTKRIVVKPRAKLSLQKHHHRAEHWIVVRGTALVTKGDQQILIAENESIYIPLGTVHSLENPGVIPLEMVEVQSGTYLGEDDIVRFEDKYGRI